The following are encoded together in the Deltaproteobacteria bacterium genome:
- a CDS encoding AAA family ATPase translates to MSFTVAVSGKGGTGKTTIAGFLIQYLLDRGKKPVLAVDADANTNLNEVLGVEVKATIGEARDLMKKDVPVGMTKDIWFEYKIQEALVEKNGFDLIAMGRPEGPGCYCAANTLARKCIDILAGNYPYVVIDNEAGMEHFSRMTTRNVDLLLIVSDPSARGVLTGARIRDLIRELNLEVGRAFLLLNRVENGPQPEIVSQADKLSLPVAGVIPADPVVYQYDLEGRPTSTLPRDSVALRASWEIFDKLIP, encoded by the coding sequence GTGTCTTTTACAGTCGCTGTTTCGGGAAAGGGGGGTACGGGGAAGACGACCATTGCGGGATTCCTGATCCAATACCTCCTCGACAGGGGGAAGAAACCGGTTTTGGCCGTTGATGCCGATGCGAACACCAATCTCAACGAGGTTCTGGGAGTCGAGGTCAAGGCGACGATCGGTGAAGCCAGGGACCTGATGAAAAAGGATGTCCCTGTGGGGATGACCAAGGACATCTGGTTCGAGTACAAGATTCAGGAGGCTCTGGTGGAGAAAAACGGTTTTGATCTGATCGCCATGGGCCGGCCGGAAGGCCCGGGTTGCTACTGTGCTGCCAATACCCTGGCCCGGAAATGCATCGACATCCTTGCTGGCAACTACCCCTACGTGGTGATAGACAACGAAGCAGGGATGGAACATTTTAGTCGCATGACTACCCGCAATGTGGATCTCCTTCTGATCGTATCGGATCCGAGCGCCCGTGGGGTTCTTACCGGGGCGCGGATTCGAGATCTGATCAGGGAACTCAACCTGGAGGTAGGGCGGGCGTTTCTCCTGTTGAATCGTGTGGAGAACGGTCCTCAACCGGAAATCGTGTCTCAAGCCGACAAGCTCTCTCTGCCCGTTGCCGGTGTGATACCCGCTGACCCGGTGGTCTACCAGTACGATCTGGAGGGCAGGCCGACATCCACGCTTCCCAGGGATTCAGTAGCCCTACGCGCCTCGTGGGAGATTTTCGACAAGCTGATTCCGTAG
- a CDS encoding formate--tetrahydrofolate ligase produces MSLKGLDPRKMADWEIAEAVEKDMKPVFQLADEMGLEKEELIPMGHTLGKIDFMRVLERLKDRPNGKYIEVTAITPTPLGEGKTTTTMGLIPGLALRGKNVTGAIRQPSGGPTFNIKGSAAGGGLSQCIPLTAFSLGLTGDIDNVTNAHNLAMVAVTSRLQHEFNYDDQTLAKKGLKRLNIDPRNVEMKWVMDFCAQALRDIIIGLGGKMDGFMMQSGFAISVSSEIMAILSVFSDLKDLRERIGRVVVAYDKQGRPITTTDLEVAGAMTAWMVKAMNPNLLQSLEGQPVLVHAGPFANIAVGQSSIVADEVCLKLSDYHVTESGFGADIGFEKFWNIKCRFSRLIPQCSVIVSTIRALKMHGGGPRVAPGQPLDSAYTTENLELLEKGIPNVLAHIETVKKSGISPVVCINSFHTDTKDEIALLRKHCEAAGARVAVSEHWLKGGEGALELADAVIDACEDESHFRFLYPDEMPLRQRIETIAKEVYGAAAVSYTPVAEEKAKRMENDPELSKLATCMVKTHLSLTHDPTIKGAPKGWTLPIRDILTYRGAGFVVPVAGDIRLMPGTASDPAFRKIDVDVNTGKVKGLF; encoded by the coding sequence ATGTCTCTGAAGGGTCTGGATCCAAGAAAAATGGCGGATTGGGAGATTGCGGAAGCAGTCGAAAAAGACATGAAGCCGGTCTTTCAGCTTGCCGATGAGATGGGGCTCGAGAAAGAGGAACTGATCCCCATGGGACACACCCTGGGCAAGATCGATTTCATGAGGGTCCTTGAGCGGCTGAAAGACCGACCCAACGGCAAGTACATCGAGGTTACGGCGATCACCCCCACCCCTCTGGGTGAAGGGAAGACCACGACCACGATGGGCCTGATACCGGGGCTTGCCCTGAGGGGGAAGAACGTGACGGGCGCCATCCGGCAACCATCGGGCGGCCCTACTTTCAACATCAAGGGAAGTGCCGCGGGCGGCGGATTGTCCCAGTGCATCCCCCTGACGGCTTTTTCTCTCGGCCTCACCGGGGATATCGACAACGTGACCAATGCCCACAACCTCGCCATGGTGGCGGTCACCTCCCGCCTCCAGCATGAGTTCAACTACGATGACCAAACCCTAGCCAAGAAGGGGTTGAAAAGGCTCAATATCGATCCCCGGAACGTGGAAATGAAATGGGTCATGGATTTTTGTGCCCAGGCCCTGAGGGACATCATTATCGGCCTGGGGGGGAAGATGGACGGCTTTATGATGCAGTCGGGGTTTGCCATCTCGGTCAGTTCTGAAATCATGGCGATTCTTTCGGTTTTCAGCGATCTGAAAGATCTTAGGGAGAGGATCGGCCGGGTCGTGGTTGCCTATGACAAGCAGGGCAGACCCATCACGACCACGGATCTCGAGGTGGCCGGTGCCATGACCGCCTGGATGGTGAAGGCCATGAACCCCAACCTGCTTCAATCCCTGGAAGGGCAGCCCGTGCTGGTCCATGCCGGGCCCTTTGCAAATATTGCCGTGGGCCAGTCTTCCATCGTGGCGGACGAGGTCTGCCTGAAGCTTTCCGACTACCATGTGACAGAGAGCGGTTTTGGAGCCGACATCGGCTTTGAGAAGTTTTGGAACATAAAATGCCGGTTCAGCCGTTTGATCCCTCAGTGTTCTGTCATTGTCTCTACCATCAGGGCTCTGAAAATGCACGGCGGCGGCCCCAGGGTTGCGCCCGGTCAGCCTCTGGATTCCGCCTATACCACTGAGAACCTTGAGCTGCTTGAAAAGGGAATTCCCAACGTCCTCGCCCATATCGAGACGGTCAAGAAATCCGGCATCAGCCCGGTTGTCTGTATCAACAGCTTCCACACCGACACCAAGGACGAGATCGCTCTCCTGAGAAAGCATTGTGAGGCCGCAGGTGCAAGAGTCGCGGTCTCGGAGCACTGGCTGAAGGGAGGGGAAGGGGCTCTGGAACTGGCTGACGCTGTGATCGATGCATGCGAGGACGAGAGTCATTTCAGGTTCCTGTATCCGGATGAGATGCCCCTCCGGCAGCGGATCGAGACCATCGCCAAGGAGGTTTACGGAGCCGCTGCGGTGAGCTACACACCGGTGGCCGAGGAAAAAGCCAAACGGATGGAGAACGATCCCGAGTTGAGCAAGCTGGCGACATGTATGGTAAAGACCCACCTGAGCCTGACCCATGATCCCACAATCAAGGGGGCGCCCAAGGGCTGGACCCTGCCGATCCGGGACATTCTCACCTATCGAGGAGCCGGTTTCGTGGTACCGGTGGCCGGTGACATCCGGCTGATGCCGGGTACCGCTTCTGATCCGGCCTTCCGGAAGATAGATGTGGATGTCAATACGGGGAAGGTGAAGGGGCTCTTCTAG
- the folD gene encoding bifunctional methylenetetrahydrofolate dehydrogenase/methenyltetrahydrofolate cyclohydrolase FolD: MSAKIISGTEVARQIREELKAEVENLKKAHAVEPGLVTILVGENPASVSYVTAKQRTAHELGFYSVQDNQPEGISEEDLLKLIDRYNRDPKIHGILVQLPLPKHIDENRVLYAIDPKKDVDGFHPVNVGKLMIGEPDYLPCTPAGIQQLLIRSGAEIEGAEVVVVGRSNIVGKPIANILLQKAKGANATVTVCHTRTRDIAFHTRRADILIVAAGKPKAVTADMVKSGAVVIDVGVNRIGKTPEGKAKLCGDVDFDGVKEKAAMITPVPGGVGPMTITMLMMNTVKAAKLAAGVA; this comes from the coding sequence ATGTCAGCCAAGATCATCAGCGGGACGGAAGTTGCCCGGCAGATCCGGGAAGAGCTGAAAGCGGAGGTGGAGAATCTCAAGAAGGCCCATGCCGTGGAACCCGGCCTCGTCACCATACTGGTGGGGGAGAACCCCGCCTCGGTGAGCTATGTGACGGCCAAGCAGAGAACGGCCCATGAGCTCGGTTTCTATTCGGTCCAAGACAATCAACCCGAGGGAATATCAGAAGAGGATCTGTTGAAGCTGATAGACCGATACAACAGGGATCCCAAGATTCACGGTATTCTGGTCCAGCTCCCTCTGCCCAAGCACATAGACGAGAACAGGGTCCTCTATGCCATCGATCCGAAAAAGGATGTTGATGGCTTCCATCCCGTGAATGTGGGCAAGCTCATGATCGGGGAGCCCGACTATCTCCCGTGTACACCGGCCGGCATCCAGCAGCTCTTGATTCGATCAGGGGCCGAGATCGAGGGAGCGGAAGTCGTTGTGGTGGGAAGGAGCAATATCGTGGGCAAGCCCATTGCCAACATCCTCCTCCAGAAGGCCAAGGGGGCGAACGCCACGGTGACCGTCTGCCACACCAGGACGAGGGATATAGCCTTTCATACGCGGAGGGCCGACATCCTGATTGTGGCAGCGGGCAAACCCAAGGCCGTCACGGCAGACATGGTGAAATCCGGAGCGGTGGTGATTGATGTGGGAGTCAACCGCATCGGGAAGACCCCCGAGGGGAAGGCGAAGCTCTGTGGTGACGTTGACTTCGACGGAGTCAAGGAGAAGGCCGCCATGATAACCCCCGTGCCCGGGGGGGTAGGCCCCATGACAATCACCATGTTGATGATGAACACCGTCAAGGCGGCCAAGCTCGCCGCTGGAGTTGCATGA